agcataaaatttaataaaatcaatGGATAAAATAGCAATATTActcatattatttattgtttctttcgGATGAAAAAAATAGGTTTGAGTGTTTTTTTCTTTACGAGTTACACAAATCCGATAGTTGATGGTTTATTCTATCCCTACTTTTTTCAAATTCTAAGGATTTTTAGAATACATCATTCAATATTCCAATATACTCCTTCCATCCAACAATAGttcattatactaaaaataaatgtccaacaatactttttcattttataaaattcatgactaattttacactaaattacccttatcattaattatagtcattttcctattacatttttcaaagacattgtatttattatattcaaagggtgatatagtaaaattattcttAGTTTCTTAAgaggtgtgtcaagtcaatagtgcacaactattgttggacagagaATATTATTCTTCTTGATATAAGACACCGTTGTTCCGATACATTGTTCAATATCCCGATACATTGCGTCACtataatttgatgaaaatggACAGGTGCTGCGAGCAAATGGAACAGATGCAAGACGAGCAATGTCGGTGCGAGGGAATAAAACAAGTGATGCAGCAAGAGCAAGAGAGAGGAGAATTACAGGGTAGAGAAATGCGTGAGGCTTGTAAAACTGCACAGAGCCTTCCTGGTTTATGCCGCATGAGTCCTCACCAATGCCATAATATTCCAAATCCCACTTTCTTCTAAGTAATTATGAAATAGCAAGCTTTAGTTAGCttgcttttttattttgtaataaaaataaaatgactagTAAGTACCTACTGCTAGCTTAGTAGTAATGAATAATTAATCACCTTATTATGGTGCCTGTGTTGTGTTAACAAGGCAGTTTAATTTGGTGTACGTTTGTAATGTTTTTGAGTAAGTAATAATAATGATGTGCTAATTTCTATTTCCTTCTAAGTTAATTTGATCAtcaatgaaatatttttgtatcttgGTAGTTCATAAGCCATTCGTAAGCAAAGTGAACCTAATATtacctctgtttcaatttacatgacacaaaaaaaaaattagtacattttagtttctgattttttatataactatagATTATTTCATTAAAGATACTGGGGGAATTTAGAAgtgaaattattttcattttttacggGACTAGTTAAAAGAATATACGGGGACAAAAAGATTATGTTTTTAGGGGATTTAggcatcattttttttttttgtactttctaaaaaattatatttatttttcattatactTTTTGTTATATTTACCTCTATTCTCCAATTTTGCGATATATTTGCTCTTGAATAGTTATATTTTATATCTCTacttttgttattttacatGATGTTTACgtggtaatatatatatatatatatataatatatatccaTTTAAAATTTCTTCCTAACTTAACTATTATATCCATCTATCCATCTAACCCATAAAACCTAAATTCCTAATGCATCTTTCATCGTTATTTTCTCCTATGACGCTGGATATATCGATGTAGGCATATATTAGGGACATGAAATTTAACCGTCCAAAGATAAATATGTGTACAAAATTGCATATACagacaaatatatcaaatatactaAATAGTTTTGTTGAGTTATTTTATGAGGATTtgacttttaaataattaaagactaattttttattttcaatatctaaatatattttttaaaaatttactgaaaaaataataaattaataaatcaatttaatacTATTATATCggcaaaatattttttaaaggatTATATAGTAATTGATAATGGCATATTGGCTTGCGATGGTGCTTAATTGCTTATTATGAGTCTCAATTAGGGATAACATTAGTGTTTTGTGGCTGATAGTAATAATTACTATAGTTGGTGGTTATATATATGGATGATGGtagtttatatttataatagtgGTAGTAGTTATAGCAGTTAATGAATGAAGTGAACCATTATTCAGATTTATTAAGTGAttataatataaacaaaataaatatacctaatagttaaaattcaaatctaaagaaaatgctcaataattaaaatatgaataattaaACTAAGAGTGAAAGGGGAACAAGGGAATGCTCCTCCATTGTTTCCAGTGTTCAGTAACGGTTCAATTCGCTAGTGATAGTGTCTGTTTTGAAGTTCAGTTTGACAAAGAAATTTGTAATGGTTCAATCTGTTAGTGATATTGTCTGCTTTGGATCTAAATCTGACAACTTTAAAAAGTGTCACTATTAAATAATGTCTgcttatttatatatacactatctcttttgtatttttaatgtgaaacttattattttaagttggggtgttacaaaaccATCGTAAGCAAATAACAACATTTTCTCTATATATAGCTCCAAAATCAGTTTCTAATTTCCAAACAAACCAATtgatatatatatcttttgtaAGAGTGTTATTTGATAATCTTTTCATCTTTTCACTTACGTGGAAGCAATCAGGGGCGCATCTATGTTAATAATATCgtatataagtaaaatgatatataaaGTGATTAAATAACACATTTTGGACATTTTTAAGAGAACAAGGTATTGTTGCCCAGTGatgttacagaccttgaggctTGAAAGAGCCAATGCTTAGGAATTAGGATGCTCACGTGAAATTTTTGACTCCGCCACCACGGAATGGTTCACTCCTGGCTCTGCCACTAAAAGCAGAAAGGAAGATAAAAACATAACAACATGCAGAAGAAGACACCATATATCCACCTGCCAAAACCTATAAATTTCCCCAGCCACGTACTTAACATGCAACCCTTTTAATCCCCTATAAATTCAGTGCATTTCCATAGAACAAACATCTCACATCTTTTCATTAatcatcataataataaaaaagagaagtaTTTAACTAAAATCATGGGTAGAATTATGATTGTTGGCGGAGCCATTTCTTTAGCCATCCTTTTTATGGCAGCCACAGTTTGTAGCTCACGTATCATGACCATCACCATTGCTGAAGATGCTCTTAACCCTCAGACTCAAAGTTGCCAGCAGCAATTTCAGCaggttctcttttattttatctgAATTTCTATCGTAATACTTTTCGCTTTTCGagatttaaacataaaaaatttaagtttgatcggtAATTTACGCATAAAATCTtcaattaatcaaatataaacttatctgaatttaaatttcaaaatttgaaatatatcacataaattggggaCGAAAAGAGTAATAAAGAACGtttcttttttaaagtaatttttcaATTCTGCACTTGCAATTTTTAAGATCATAGATTATGAAATtaaggtcattttggtaatttacaataaattctattttttttcttaaaactttcatgtcaaattaaaataggaagaataatgattttttaaaatattccgTAGGagtaaacactttttaaaaaaaattatttatcttattttctttttagtgttCCCTTTTGCAAAAGAACGACAACTCAATTTCACGTGACAGTTTTAAcctcaaaaattaaagaatattttggtTTAACGAAAGAACAcaaactctttaattttaatttttacatgatatttttaatcacaATTACAAGATCAAAACAATATTTGGATATATTCTATATGGAGTAAATATCCGACAAACCAAAATCAGACAAACATAAGTAATATTCattccgtttcaatttatgtgacagttttttaattttgagattcaaacaaatctatttttatcataatttttttatatatctttaaataaattgtttgacttatacaattttttatgatttataaatatatatatattaaatttcatttCTATGCCCAAAtttcgattaaatttaaatggtttgattctcgaaaaatgaaaagggtCACGCGTACAAAGGAAGGAAGAAATATTTACTCTATCGTCGAATTCCATCACCCTCACATGTATTGAAATGgaagtaatatttattttttattttgtcattGTGTTAATTAACAATACAGGCACAGCAGCTGCGTTCGTGCCAGCAGTTTCTAAGGCAGAGGTCCCAATATGATGAGGACCAACAAATCCCTCGTGAGGTTCAACAATGTTGCAATCAGCTTGAACAGATACAAGACCCACAGTGCCGTTGCGAGGGTCTAATGAAAGTGGTTCAAAACGAGGAACAAACAGGGCAAGTTCAAGGAAGACAAAGGCAGCAAATGCTTCAAACTGCACAAAATTTGCCTGGTTTATGTAGACTTAGCCCACAACGATGTGAGATCCAAACTGTTCGCAGCTTCTTTTAAGCCTGCGTCTACTAGTTTTCGCTTTTAAATaaatgatctagttgttgtaaAACTCGATCgtagtaataaaaaataaaatcacaccTTCTGGTGTGATTTTTCTCACATTGCACTGTTGCTTATACCAGTGAATAAGATCGTTCTGTTAACTTTGGGTATTTGAGGATAATAATTGCATTAAGtagaaaaatgtatatttttgctACCTTTCTTAACATAAAGAATTATATAGATCCAATACAAATAGTATAGAGATTTACAATAGATAATCCATACCACAAATTACAAAACCAACAATCACTATACATATAAAAGTAATACTCATAATAGTAGCATATGaacaatatgttttttttgtctatatgtAAAAAGAAAGACAGAATCACATAAAGCTCTTCAGTTAATTTTAACAACTCCATCTTGATGTACGCAAACAGCTTAAATAACGACACCAATCGCAATGCTCATTTGCCTTCACACCTCTAAATAACATCACCAATCCCACTGTGAATCTGTAGAaatttttaaagggaaaaaaactaaattattgACTCGAAATATACACTCACGATGTATGACCTTACTAGAAGTCACGTTAACTGAACTGTCAGTGTATATGACTTAAATCCTTCTaacatatatacattattgctaTAGACACAAAAAGAATGAAACGGATATGCAAGATTTTATATAGCGTGATCTCAACTAgttggatatatatatttatagcaAGTCAACACTCATAGTTGCAAAGGAGTAGTGGGTGACATGTTCTTAGAACTAATTGACTTAGAATTCTAAATCCGTCTCTGTATGCAGAGAGCATAGTTAGTGTACTCAACGTCTTATCCTGATCGACGAATAATTTACCAACCgttctaacttattttttagATGCTGTTGTAAGGCAAATGTAGGATTAGGCGTAGTAGTGATAGAGCTTACCCGACAATCAACAAAATCGAGGCAATCAGCAGGAGGACGTATTGGTAAGCTTTGAACTTGGACTTGAGGCGACCTTCAGTTGGAAGATGTTGCCTTTCGAGCCAACCAAACTGAGGTCGTAGTAGCAGAACAAAGCCAAGAAGGAAACCACTCAGGAAACCTCCAATATGGGCATAGTTATCGACGTGAGGAAGAAGACCAACAGCTAAGTTAATTGCGATGATGATAATGAGAGTGATAAGAGCTGCAGCCTGTACAAATGAGGTTAATTAGTACCCGAATTCAGTACTTACAACGTGTTAATAAAACGAATAACCTCCTCAACATGGGAAAgaacacaaataataataataattaaaaaaacagtAGAATAGCAGAGTTTATACCTTATTAGTATATATACTCCAGTTAGTAAGCAGCTCCGATAACATTGCTCCGAGAAGTCCAAATAGAGCACCAGAAGCTCCAACGGAGATGCTACGTTGAATGAAAAGGCAAGAAAGAACACTCCCACCAATTCCTGACAAAAGGTAGATAATCCCTACCCGGACTGCACGTAACATTAGAGAATGGTAAGTAATAGAAGACAAAAATATAAGAACAAAAGGTGAATTAAGACACTAGTCAGCTCAAGGTTAAGAAAATTGAAGGCGGAGTTATATTTCAGAAAGAAGTGACTGAAATTGTTGATGTTAAATTGCAAGTAAAAACAGTACTTCTGTTTCAGCAGATGACCTGCAATGACAAACGGAGCCGAGGAAGCTAGACACGGGCACAATTTAGAGGGAAGTAGAATGGGTTGCTTAGGcataaaaaaacatttgttgTGTAATAGTTATCCAAAAGCACATGAATAAAGATTTGAGGGCACAGGGATGAGAACTGTACCAAATCCAAACTGCTGCTCAAGGCGAATTCCAATGAATACCAAACTTAACATGTTGGCAAGCAGATGAACAACACCAGCATGTAACCAGATACAAGTGAAAAGCCTCCAGCCCTGATGTCCGTGCACTACTTTATCCCATTCTAGAGCTCCCAAATTTTGTAGTCTGCACAAGAACAAGAAAGAATGAATATATAGTAGCTCATTTATCTATCTTCCATTTTTTTCTGTCAGTtactatttcattttattttatctttccaATATAAGTGACATCAGTGTGTGGCATAGCAGTAAGAAGGACGTTTGCAATAGCACATTCACCCATTTAGCTCCAGAAGACTTGATACTCAAATGGAACCAATATAGCAACAACTAATGCATCACAACCGCTATCCCAAGGGATCTACTTATCTCCAAAATGCCCAGAAAAAAAAAGGCTATCCAATTCCCTCCATGAACACAAACACTCTTAAGATGGCGGAAGGGTATTCTCCATTAGAGATTGCTGTTAAGTTTCCGCCAAAAGCACTCTCTTAAATGTGcctaattttgtaaaattttacCAAGGGGTTGATAAATGTTCATCCATCTAACTGTCAGCTAGTTCACATCTCTGACAATGGAAAAAGGTTTAGAGAGAAAATGTGTCATAATTTAGTAGCAAATTTTCTACTATTTCGTTTGTCTGATGTTTGGAAGAACTAGCCATTACCCAAATGCAAATCCCATTTGAATGTGGTGATTTGAAATCCAAACCTAAAAAGCATTCCAAACCTGTTTACAAACTGAGATGACAAATTACAAGTGCGCATATTAGACAAAGCTAAACCTATGTGTTAtccaaaatagttttttttgtgTACATATAGATGCCTCACTTTCATTGAAGAAGTTACAGCAATATACAGCTTACATCCCATTCTTGTGATACTATCATGTTTATTGCCATCATTTGAAATTGAGCTTTTGACTACATCTATTACCTAATACCTCCAGCATATCTTGCCTGGATTTCCATATAAGTGTGGGTTCATTATGTCAGCAGAAGTCCAAACAGCATGATAATAATGAGGATTCATTAATCGAAGCAAACTTTCAAGACGTTACAACCAATATATGCAACTTGAATGGTCGAACAAGCATTAGCATTAAGAGGTTAAAAGGCAATCAAAATATTGTTGATCTAGCAACAACATCATTGCAACATTACAAAGGAAACAATCCTAGAATAATACTAAAAGGCTCCAAATAAACTCAATTAGGAGCTACGAAGCAAATTTAGATGTCAAAAAGCATGCTTGAGACAAGAGTGTTAAACATTAGAAGAGCTGATTAGCAATTAAGCTGGCAATATTGCACTCTTCAAACTATGCTTGGCCTCCTAAGAGCCCCAATTTTAAAACCTTATAACAATATCAGATGATTGAAGGGGCAAACAGAAATATTAGAAACTCTCATCAGACGGGTGAATGCATTGTAGGAGTTATGGTTCGTTTAAATCCAGTAATTTTAGCTCAGACTAATACGTGTTAAGAAAAACCATTAAATAAGTTTGTGTAATAGATTTCATACCCTATAAATCACTTTTGCCAGATGAAATGTCTTTGTTTAAACAAGACAAGAAACACAACAAAGTAATTGATTAAAGAAATTGAATCACAAATCAGGCACAAATTAATCCAAGATAGTTAGTGTTTTACCAAAACCCAAGAATATTTCCTTTTATGAATTTAATGTAATCAACTCAAAGGCCTCTCAATCCCACAAAGGTATTTCCTtttatcggaaacaacctctctaccccacaaaggtatTTCCTTTTagcggaaacaacctctctaccccacaaaggtatTTCCTtttatcggaaacaacctctctacccgaCAAAGGTATTTCCTTTTATCGGATACAgcctctctaccccacaaaggaATTTCCTTTTATCgtaaacaacctctctatcccACAAAGTTAGTGATACGGTCTGCATACATCTATGATCTAACCATCCCACACCCCACTTGTGAAATTACACTAGGTATGACATGTATgttaaaaattcaatctttttccttttcttgagAGGATTAGCTGACATACAAAACCATAGAAATCAAGAATCCATATTACCCCACTAAACCTACATCAAATAAGGAAGAACCTTCATCCTCCATAAGTTATACTACATAACAATCAACACAATCAAATCAGACAGGCAAATAAACATCAAAATCCATAAAAAGAACAATCATTACAAAAACTAGATCaaaaaaggtttaaactttACGTGGATGAAGAGGGTCCAAAAAGTGGATTATCTTGAAGAGGTTGAAAAGAAAGCCTCCCAAGAAACCTGGCAACACACTGGCGTCGTCCACCACTGCCAAAATTATTGATATTACTTGGGCAATTGTTTACAAACATGACGACAATAAACATAGCTACATTGGCTACAACAATCATAGGGACTAGCCAAGAAGTCCACTGTGATTCAGAATTTTCCATATAATAAGGTGCTGCTGTTGTGGGGGGTGGTTGGTAACTCCCATTTCTTGGTTTTGCTCCACCTTCCCTCTCCAGATCTCTATTACCCATCATTCTTGATTTCAGAAAAACTgaacaaattcaagaatttctttGAAGTGGATTTATATTGTGGGGGTGGGTGGGgtaggaggggggggggggggggggtgaagTAGCTTGgaagcagagatgaagaagGCTTTAGAACTGAATTTTCAAGAATTGGGGAAGAATTAAAACTGAAAAAGAGAGGATTTTTAGGGGTTGTGAGGAGTTTTTTTTAACAGCTAACAAGTATCTTTCAGACAGGAAAACGCGGTGAAGGATTTGTTTGCTTTTTCTCTGTTATTTAAGTTTGGTAGAACAAGGAGAGACTCATTGTCTATTGGATATGGATACATAATCTCGAAAGTCAACGTTAGAGTCTGACTAAATATGAAtcatgtaatataaaatttattttatgaataacGCTCTAATAAGATTTTTTTGATAGTCAAAGTTCAAATTCGAGACTTCTTATTGAGAGTGGATATGGATATATCTATATACCCAAAAAGGTTAaggaatttatacaatttttcttttcactttttccttttcaacaaccaaaaaaatGGTAGGGTCTTTTATGTAGGCATTTTGTTCATACATTAAATcgaaaatttgagatttttgtttttaataataATGGAGTAATGTttcgaaaataattttgaaaaaaaaaaaaggcaaaggAAAAGGTTCTATGTTTAAACGGTTctcaagaacaaaaattctttatctcataagaaaattaattcttaGTGTAATTTAAtacattaatttattaaattatttgagataaattttacatatttgAAGATACATAAAAGGGTATTGTAAAATGTAAATAAATATAGttcttttaaaagttttataaaatatttaaaatgaatgTAGGAGATTTTCCTTTTCtgggaatttttttatttttggggatGAACAACAAAAAGATGATAATATAGCTTATTATATCAATTATCAAAGATAAAGATAATGATATTTTTAGAAGGTTGTTTTTCTTGTAATATTGATATTGTCTTTTTTCACACTTAGAGTAAACAATAATTTTCggaaatgttttatttaaatgaTATTATACTTTTATCAGCATCTTTATGTAAAtaacaatttcatatatgaGTAATCAATATAGGTAGCGAATAAATGAGTGAAATTCTTTTATTCTTTAACTAGAAATCTCAAGATTGCCATATAAATAGATTGATTGAGTCTCAATATAATATATGAGAAATTTAATTATCAAACCTAAGAATTATCACCCGCATGACCAAAGTTCAAGTTAGTTGgaacattaaaataaaagttttactTAGAAAATTGACAAAGTATAGTTGTACTTCTTGCAGTATGAAACTACAATATTCTTGACTTTAATCTCTCAATTTTCACATttccaaaataattatattctgCATTTATTGGAAATCCATTTCCCTTGtttatatatacaaacaaacacAAACCATGTTTTTTGTTTGTAAATGTGAATACAAAGacaaataactaaataaaaatacatatattgacAATTTGAAGATTGGGCCAAGCTTTTGATAGCTAAGTTCTACCTAAGATAGTTGGTATTTTGTTTTCACCACATATGTCAATTGTCATGTcataacataatatattttgttgaaTATATGAACCCATTTAATCAGTGTTCTTACTTCGAATTATAATGAGAATACATAATTAGTCGcgatattttcatgaaaataattcagatcaaatacttttttttttctatagaACGAAACATatgatagaatatgaaaaaaaacatttttataaattaaaatatttcctaagaaaaagaaatatgacTTTTTAATCTGTATACCTGGTATGTATTCAGAATTCTCTAGTGTGAAGCAAATATAATTTAGACCAGCattatcttttttcttattgAGCTATCCTTTC
This genomic stretch from Solanum stenotomum isolate F172 chromosome 10, ASM1918654v1, whole genome shotgun sequence harbors:
- the LOC125842438 gene encoding 2S seed storage albumin protein-like — encoded protein: MGRIMIVGGAISLAILFMAATVCSSRIMTITIAEDALNPQTQSCQQQFQQAQQLRSCQQFLRQRSQYDEDQQIPREVQQCCNQLEQIQDPQCRCEGLMKVVQNEEQTGQVQGRQRQQMLQTAQNLPGLCRLSPQRCEIQTVRSFF
- the LOC125842041 gene encoding RHOMBOID-like protein 2, translating into MMGNRDLEREGGAKPRNGSYQPPPTTAAPYYMENSESQWTSWLVPMIVVANVAMFIVVMFVNNCPSNINNFGSGGRRQCVARFLGRLSFQPLQDNPLFGPSSSTLQNLGALEWDKVVHGHQGWRLFTCIWLHAGVVHLLANMLSLVFIGIRLEQQFGFVRVGIIYLLSGIGGSVLSCLFIQRSISVGASGALFGLLGAMLSELLTNWSIYTNKAAALITLIIIIAINLAVGLLPHVDNYAHIGGFLSGFLLGFVLLLRPQFGWLERQHLPTEGRLKSKFKAYQYVLLLIASILLIVGFTVGLVMLFRGVKANEHCDWCRYLSCLRTSRWSC